A stretch of Natronococcus sp. CG52 DNA encodes these proteins:
- the lonB gene encoding ATP-dependent protease LonB, with product MSNDTNVDDSPEGASDAAPDETREEQRPERQGDRSPNMDDGDQTDESGGAPDEEFDPESGIDETEDEVETVEDLGSTVEVDPGVEVDEENAEDDLLGGLKIDSTADIEVPDRLVDQVIGQDEARDIIIKAAKQRRHVMMIGSPGTGKSMLAKAMSQLLPQEDLQDVLVYHNPDDGNEPKVRTVPAGKGEQIIDAHKEEARKRNQMRSILMWIIIAIVVGYAILARQILLGILAAGIIWFIFRYTSRGTDAMVPNMIVDNGDQRTAPFEDATGAHAGALLGDVRHDPFQSGGMETPSHDRVEPGGIHKANKGVLFVDEINTLDVRTQQKLMTAIQEGEFSITGQSERSSGAMVQTEPVPCDFVMIAAGNLDAMENMHPALRSRIKGYGYEVYMDDTIEDTPEMRRKYARFIAQEVERDGRLPHFEREAVEEIILEAKRRAGRKEHLTLLFRNLGGLVRVAGDIARAEDREYTTRDDVLQAKDRSRSIEQQLADDYIERRKDYELQVTQDGVEGRVNGLAVMGEDSGIMLPVMAEIAPAQGQGQVIATGQLKEMAEESVQNVSAIIKKFSDVNLSEKDVHIQFVQAGQQGVDGDSASITVATAVISALEDIPIDQSVAMTGSLSVRGDVLPVGGVTHKIEAAAKAGCSKVIIPQANEQDVMIEDEYAEMIEIIPCSNISEVLDVALMGEPKKDSLVDRLKSITGSAFDQQAVGGAGGSNPSPQ from the coding sequence ATGAGTAACGATACGAACGTTGACGACTCCCCTGAAGGCGCATCTGACGCCGCTCCCGACGAGACCCGAGAGGAGCAGCGTCCGGAGCGCCAAGGGGATCGGTCGCCGAATATGGACGACGGCGACCAGACCGACGAGTCCGGCGGCGCCCCGGACGAGGAATTTGACCCCGAGTCGGGCATCGACGAGACCGAGGACGAAGTCGAAACGGTCGAAGACCTCGGCAGCACCGTCGAAGTCGATCCGGGTGTCGAAGTCGACGAGGAGAACGCTGAGGACGATCTGCTCGGCGGACTCAAGATCGACTCGACGGCGGATATCGAGGTTCCCGACCGCCTCGTCGACCAGGTCATCGGACAGGACGAAGCTCGAGACATTATCATCAAGGCGGCCAAGCAGCGCCGACACGTGATGATGATCGGCTCGCCGGGTACCGGCAAGTCGATGCTGGCGAAGGCGATGAGTCAGCTCCTGCCCCAGGAAGATCTGCAAGACGTTCTCGTCTACCACAACCCGGACGACGGCAACGAGCCGAAGGTCCGGACCGTCCCCGCCGGCAAGGGCGAACAGATTATCGACGCGCACAAGGAGGAAGCTCGCAAGCGCAACCAGATGCGGTCGATCCTGATGTGGATCATCATCGCGATCGTCGTCGGGTACGCTATCCTCGCCCGACAGATCCTGCTTGGTATCCTCGCAGCGGGTATCATCTGGTTCATCTTCCGCTACACCAGCCGCGGCACGGACGCGATGGTGCCGAACATGATCGTCGACAACGGCGATCAGCGCACCGCGCCGTTCGAGGACGCGACCGGCGCCCACGCCGGCGCGCTGCTCGGCGACGTCCGCCACGACCCGTTCCAGTCCGGCGGGATGGAGACGCCGTCTCACGACCGGGTCGAACCCGGCGGGATACACAAGGCCAACAAGGGTGTGCTGTTCGTCGACGAGATCAATACCCTCGACGTACGCACCCAGCAGAAGCTGATGACGGCGATCCAGGAGGGCGAGTTCTCGATCACCGGACAGTCCGAGCGCTCCTCGGGCGCGATGGTCCAGACCGAACCCGTCCCCTGTGACTTCGTCATGATCGCTGCAGGGAACCTGGACGCGATGGAGAACATGCACCCCGCACTCCGGAGCCGTATCAAGGGCTACGGGTACGAGGTGTACATGGACGACACCATCGAGGACACGCCCGAGATGCGCCGGAAGTACGCCCGCTTCATCGCCCAGGAGGTCGAACGCGACGGGCGCCTGCCCCACTTCGAGCGCGAGGCCGTCGAGGAAATCATCCTCGAGGCCAAGCGCCGTGCGGGCCGCAAGGAACACCTCACGCTGCTGTTCCGGAACCTCGGCGGTCTCGTGCGGGTGGCCGGCGACATCGCCCGCGCCGAGGACCGCGAGTACACGACGCGCGACGACGTCCTGCAGGCCAAGGACCGTTCGCGCTCGATCGAGCAACAGCTCGCCGACGACTACATCGAGCGCCGCAAGGACTACGAACTGCAGGTCACCCAGGACGGCGTCGAGGGCCGCGTCAACGGCCTCGCCGTCATGGGCGAGGACTCCGGTATCATGCTCCCCGTGATGGCCGAAATCGCGCCCGCACAGGGCCAGGGTCAGGTCATCGCGACCGGCCAGCTGAAGGAGATGGCCGAGGAGTCCGTCCAGAACGTCTCCGCGATCATCAAGAAGTTCTCGGACGTGAACCTCTCGGAGAAGGACGTCCACATCCAGTTCGTCCAGGCCGGACAGCAGGGCGTCGACGGCGACTCCGCCTCGATCACGGTGGCGACGGCCGTCATCAGCGCGCTCGAGGACATCCCGATCGACCAGTCGGTCGCCATGACCGGCTCGCTCTCGGTCCGGGGCGACGTCCTCCCGGTCGGCGGCGTGACCCACAAGATCGAGGCCGCCGCGAAGGCCGGCTGCAGCAAGGTCATCATCCCCCAGGCCAACGAACAGGACGTGATGATCGAAGACGAGTACGCCGAGATGATCGAGATCATCCCGTGTTCGAACATCAGCGAAGTCCTCGACGTCGCCCTGATGGGCGAGCCGAAGAAGGACTCGCTGGTCGATCGACTCAAGTCGATCACCGGATCGGCGTTCGACCAGCAGGCCGTCGGCGGTGCCGGCGGTTCGAACCCGAGTCCGCAGTAA
- a CDS encoding HdeD family acid-resistance protein, which yields MSTTTSEAGTYSLQEGWRTLALAGGVLVLLGLLAMLLPFAMGLAITYIVGALLVVVGLVHGGHAVTARGWRGSLWQLTLAIVSVVAGIVLLANPVLGLLTLTILVIAYLLVEGVAELGVSLRMAGEPGRGWIAASGVVSLVLAGLLWAGFPADAAWAIGLLVGISLFTTGLSMVAVAYGGRRIDEDVTPPTTEPRGA from the coding sequence ATGAGTACAACCACTTCAGAAGCCGGAACGTACTCCCTGCAGGAGGGATGGCGAACGCTCGCGCTCGCGGGCGGCGTCCTCGTATTACTCGGCCTACTCGCGATGTTGCTGCCGTTCGCGATGGGTCTCGCGATAACGTACATCGTCGGCGCGCTACTGGTCGTCGTCGGTCTCGTCCACGGCGGTCACGCCGTCACCGCACGGGGATGGCGGGGATCCCTCTGGCAACTAACGCTCGCGATCGTCTCGGTCGTCGCCGGGATCGTCCTCCTCGCCAACCCGGTTCTCGGGCTCCTGACCCTGACGATCCTGGTCATCGCGTACCTGCTGGTAGAGGGCGTCGCGGAACTCGGAGTGAGTCTGCGAATGGCTGGCGAGCCCGGACGGGGCTGGATCGCGGCCAGCGGAGTGGTCTCGCTCGTCCTCGCGGGCCTCCTCTGGGCTGGCTTCCCAGCGGATGCGGCCTGGGCGATCGGACTGCTCGTCGGTATCAGCCTCTTCACGACCGGCCTCTCGATGGTCGCCGTGGCCTACGGCGGCCGCCGTATCGACGAGGACGTCACCCCACCCACGACCGAACCCCGCGGCGCGTGA
- the trpA gene encoding tryptophan synthase subunit alpha translates to MSAEVRTDGGEPSTDYDSDVEAAIRENRPALITYITAGDPSLEDTKEYVEALDRGGADLIELGLPFSEPIAEGPTIQAAINRALDAGTTPQGFFELVDELETEAPLLVMTYYNMILQYGSEPDVRPFVERAAEAGLSGVIVPDLPAEEADPLREACDDHGLDLVFIVAPTTEGERLETIMSHVSGFAYVQARLGTTGARADVSNATHDSLTRLADYDVPKAVGFGVSEGDHAAEIVEAGADGVIVGSALVDIVADRGEGDAPAAADLEAKARELKRGALRGAGVDVPEPEQP, encoded by the coding sequence GTGAGCGCCGAGGTTCGCACCGATGGCGGCGAACCGAGCACCGACTACGACAGTGACGTCGAAGCCGCCATCCGCGAGAACCGCCCTGCCCTCATCACGTACATCACCGCGGGTGATCCCTCGCTCGAGGATACGAAGGAGTACGTCGAGGCCCTGGACCGCGGCGGCGCGGACCTGATCGAACTCGGCCTGCCGTTCTCGGAGCCGATCGCGGAGGGGCCGACGATCCAGGCCGCGATCAACCGCGCGCTGGATGCGGGGACGACCCCCCAGGGGTTCTTCGAACTCGTCGACGAACTCGAGACGGAGGCGCCGCTGCTGGTGATGACGTACTACAATATGATCCTGCAGTATGGATCGGAACCTGATGTCCGCCCGTTCGTCGAGCGCGCCGCCGAGGCCGGTCTCTCGGGCGTTATCGTCCCCGACCTCCCCGCGGAGGAAGCCGACCCGCTGCGCGAGGCCTGCGACGACCACGGACTCGACCTCGTCTTTATCGTCGCGCCGACGACCGAGGGTGAGCGCCTCGAGACGATCATGTCCCACGTATCGGGATTCGCCTACGTCCAGGCTCGACTCGGGACGACGGGCGCTCGAGCGGACGTCTCGAACGCGACCCACGACAGCCTGACCCGATTGGCCGACTACGACGTCCCCAAGGCCGTCGGCTTCGGCGTCAGCGAGGGCGACCACGCCGCCGAGATCGTCGAGGCGGGCGCCGACGGCGTCATCGTCGGCAGCGCGCTCGTCGACATCGTTGCGGACCGCGGGGAGGGAGACGCGCCCGCGGCGGCCGATCTCGAGGCCAAGGCCCGCGAACTCAAACGCGGCGCGCTCCGCGGCGCCGGGGTAGATGTACCGGAACCAGAACAGCCATAA
- the trpB gene encoding tryptophan synthase subunit beta, which produces MSESQRNRERDSDATFGEYGGQYVPEALMPALRELEDAYERYVLENEDGFMDEFRERMRDFGGRPTPLQRADRLSERYDREIYLKREDLVHGGAHKLNNALGQVLLAKYMGKERIIAETGAGQHGTATAMAAAHLDMPCEIYMGRTDVNRQRPNVYRMRMNGAEVNPVDAGSATLKEAINETMRDWATTVERTHYVIGSVVGPHPFPKLVRDFQAVIGREARMQIQEQAGRLPDSVVACAGGGSNTMGAFHEFIPDDEVALYAVEAGGSSLEIDEAEGLAPNSATLSTGTDGVLHGAMTKLLQSGDGQIMESHSVSAGLDYAGVGPELSHLVDTGRVTPASVDDDAALNGFHRLSRLEGIIPALESSHALGYLEEKYENLGDLVVVNVSGRGDKDLETVLEETEKRDLEAAPEVGVFDQ; this is translated from the coding sequence ATGAGTGAAAGCCAACGCAACCGCGAGCGGGATAGCGACGCCACGTTCGGAGAGTACGGCGGACAGTACGTGCCCGAGGCGCTGATGCCGGCGCTGCGGGAACTCGAGGACGCCTACGAGCGATACGTCCTCGAGAACGAGGACGGCTTCATGGACGAGTTCCGCGAGCGGATGCGGGACTTCGGCGGTCGACCGACGCCGCTGCAGCGCGCGGATCGCCTCAGCGAGCGCTACGACCGCGAGATCTACCTCAAGCGCGAAGACCTCGTCCACGGCGGCGCCCACAAGTTGAACAACGCGCTCGGACAGGTGCTGCTCGCGAAGTACATGGGCAAAGAGCGGATCATCGCCGAGACGGGCGCCGGCCAGCACGGGACGGCGACCGCGATGGCCGCGGCCCACCTCGACATGCCCTGCGAGATCTACATGGGCCGGACCGACGTCAACCGCCAGCGGCCGAACGTCTACCGGATGCGGATGAACGGCGCCGAGGTGAACCCCGTCGACGCCGGCAGCGCGACCCTGAAGGAGGCGATCAACGAGACGATGCGCGACTGGGCGACGACCGTCGAGCGAACCCACTACGTGATCGGGTCGGTCGTCGGCCCGCACCCGTTCCCGAAACTCGTCCGGGACTTCCAGGCGGTTATCGGCCGGGAAGCCCGTATGCAGATTCAGGAACAGGCCGGTCGGCTCCCCGACAGCGTCGTCGCCTGCGCGGGCGGCGGCTCGAACACGATGGGGGCGTTCCACGAGTTCATCCCTGACGACGAAGTGGCACTCTACGCGGTGGAAGCCGGCGGCTCGAGCCTCGAGATCGACGAGGCGGAGGGGCTCGCCCCCAACTCCGCGACGCTCTCGACGGGCACCGACGGCGTGCTCCACGGCGCGATGACCAAGCTGCTCCAGAGCGGTGACGGACAGATCATGGAATCACACAGCGTCAGTGCGGGCCTCGACTACGCCGGCGTCGGCCCCGAACTCTCGCACCTGGTCGACACCGGGCGTGTCACGCCCGCGAGCGTCGACGACGACGCCGCGCTCAACGGCTTCCACCGGCTCTCGCGGCTCGAGGGGATCATCCCGGCGCTCGAGTCGAGTCACGCGCTCGGCTACTTGGAGGAGAAGTACGAGAATCTCGGCGATCTCGTCGTCGTCAACGTCTCCGGTCGCGGCGACAAGGACCTCGAGACGGTGCTCGAGGAGACCGAGAAGCGCGATCTCGAGGCCGCGCCCGAAGTGGGGGTGTTCGACCAGTGA
- a CDS encoding nicotinamide-nucleotide adenylyltransferase, translating into MRGFYIGRFQPFHNGHRNMVAQIAEDVDELVLGIGSADDSHTVRNPFTAGERIMMITKSLVDTDLVTYAVPIEDLERNSVWVSHVQSMSPDFDVAYSNNPLVIQLFREADIEIRQSPMFNREVLEGTEVRERMINGGDWESLVPEAVVEVVEETDGLERIQMVSGSDSNGA; encoded by the coding sequence ATGAGGGGGTTCTACATCGGTCGCTTCCAGCCGTTTCACAACGGCCACCGCAACATGGTCGCGCAAATCGCCGAGGACGTCGACGAACTCGTCCTGGGGATCGGAAGCGCCGACGACTCACACACCGTCCGAAATCCGTTCACCGCCGGAGAACGCATCATGATGATCACCAAGTCGCTGGTCGATACCGACCTCGTGACCTACGCCGTTCCGATCGAGGACTTAGAGCGCAACTCGGTGTGGGTGAGCCACGTCCAGAGTATGAGCCCCGACTTCGACGTCGCCTACTCGAACAACCCGCTCGTTATCCAACTGTTTCGGGAGGCCGATATCGAGATCCGTCAGTCGCCGATGTTCAACCGCGAGGTTCTCGAGGGAACCGAGGTCCGCGAGCGCATGATCAACGGCGGCGACTGGGAGTCGCTGGTTCCCGAGGCGGTCGTCGAGGTCGTCGAGGAGACCGACGGCCTCGAGCGCATCCAGATGGTCAGCGGCTCCGATTCGAACGGAGCGTAA
- a CDS encoding poly-gamma-glutamate hydrolase family protein: MARSTITTRPLEVTETGHLTELLYDDGSSDEVLICAAHGGRVEPGTAEQALELATRLPAASCWTRLGYADEGDAFDLWHPPSSAIDPESYPLLEEIADRGFETVISLHGLADDRVLVGGGIDDDTKRAVASRLETAVTLSVETVSDGPYAGASPNNFVNWLAADGGGLQLEQGLTVREREADAVASTLETALAEEIL, encoded by the coding sequence GTGGCCCGATCAACGATCACGACGCGACCGCTGGAGGTAACCGAGACGGGACACCTGACAGAACTGCTGTACGACGACGGCTCGAGCGACGAAGTGCTGATCTGTGCCGCCCACGGCGGGCGAGTCGAACCCGGTACCGCAGAGCAGGCGCTCGAGCTGGCGACGCGGCTCCCGGCCGCCAGCTGCTGGACCCGTCTGGGGTACGCCGACGAGGGCGACGCGTTCGACCTGTGGCATCCGCCGTCGTCGGCGATCGATCCCGAATCGTACCCCCTGCTCGAGGAGATCGCCGACCGCGGCTTCGAGACCGTGATCAGCCTGCACGGGCTCGCCGACGACCGCGTGCTCGTCGGCGGCGGGATCGACGATGATACCAAACGGGCGGTAGCCTCGCGTCTCGAGACGGCCGTCACGCTATCCGTCGAAACCGTCTCGGACGGGCCGTACGCCGGCGCCAGCCCGAACAACTTCGTCAACTGGCTCGCGGCTGACGGCGGCGGACTCCAGCTCGAGCAGGGGCTCACCGTCCGGGAGCGCGAGGCCGACGCCGTGGCGTCGACGCTCGAAACGGCGCTCGCGGAGGAGATACTCTAA
- a CDS encoding 2-amino-3,7-dideoxy-D-threo-hept-6-ulosonate synthase encodes MTTGIDARLDRIGTDGSYVIVPMDHGITLGAVQGLKDIESTIDGVTRGGADAVLTQKGIAPRVHENKNGKGYIVHLNASTTIGPDEQDKRMTGTVEEAIRAGADAVSFHINVGSNYEPDQTAQLSEVTERAARFGIPVLAMAYARGPGVDSADPEALGHAVRLAEEVGADLVKTGYSGDADSFQHVVESTRLPVVIAGGSKGTDRETIEMVRGAMDGGGAGISMGRSIFQHEDPEAIATAVSGVVHDDLSVDDALAESGLALEV; translated from the coding sequence ATGACCACCGGAATCGACGCACGACTCGACCGAATCGGTACAGACGGATCGTACGTAATCGTCCCGATGGACCACGGTATCACGCTCGGTGCCGTCCAGGGCCTGAAAGACATCGAATCGACCATCGACGGCGTGACCCGCGGCGGCGCCGACGCCGTCCTCACGCAGAAGGGGATCGCGCCGCGCGTCCACGAGAACAAGAACGGCAAGGGCTACATCGTCCACCTCAACGCCTCGACGACGATCGGCCCCGACGAGCAGGACAAGCGCATGACGGGCACCGTCGAAGAGGCGATCCGCGCGGGTGCCGACGCCGTCTCTTTCCACATCAACGTCGGCTCGAACTACGAACCGGATCAGACCGCGCAGCTGTCGGAGGTCACCGAGAGGGCCGCTCGCTTCGGAATTCCCGTCCTCGCGATGGCCTACGCCCGCGGGCCGGGCGTCGACTCCGCGGATCCCGAGGCGCTCGGCCACGCGGTTCGACTCGCCGAAGAGGTCGGCGCCGACCTCGTGAAGACGGGCTACAGCGGCGACGCCGATAGCTTTCAGCACGTCGTCGAGTCGACCCGTCTCCCGGTCGTCATCGCCGGCGGCTCGAAAGGGACCGACCGCGAGACCATCGAGATGGTTCGCGGAGCGATGGACGGCGGCGGCGCCGGGATCTCCATGGGTCGGTCGATCTTCCAGCACGAGGATCCCGAAGCTATCGCGACGGCCGTCTCCGGGGTCGTCCACGACGATCTCTCGGTCGACGACGCGCTCGCGGAGTCCGGGCTGGCGCTCGAGGTCTGA
- a CDS encoding MGMT family protein, protein MEEATDAGIYAKESSYLDRYVQLGAASGRVLRVTFPKTPESDAETDHPVLERIFEYLDGLEEIEFGDVQVALTMPTDQRTVLEQVREIPYGDQVDVRTLTRMTPELDPDDNEDVNLARTALDSNPAPILIPDHRVRDGPSAAPPPIEQKLRSLEGL, encoded by the coding sequence ATGGAGGAGGCCACGGACGCTGGCATTTACGCGAAGGAGTCGTCGTACCTCGACCGATACGTCCAACTCGGAGCCGCGAGCGGGCGGGTGTTGCGCGTTACGTTTCCGAAGACCCCGGAATCGGACGCCGAAACCGATCACCCCGTGCTCGAGCGGATCTTCGAGTATCTCGACGGCCTCGAGGAGATCGAGTTCGGCGACGTTCAGGTCGCGCTGACGATGCCAACCGACCAGCGCACGGTGTTAGAGCAGGTCCGGGAGATCCCCTACGGCGATCAGGTCGACGTCCGAACCCTCACCCGAATGACGCCCGAACTCGATCCGGACGACAACGAGGACGTAAACCTGGCGCGGACGGCGCTGGACAGTAACCCGGCACCGATCCTGATCCCCGACCACCGCGTTCGCGACGGGCCGAGCGCCGCACCGCCGCCGATCGAACAGAAGTTGCGCTCGCTCGAGGGGCTGTAA
- a CDS encoding SAM hydrolase/SAM-dependent halogenase family protein, whose product MITLTSDFGTPYPAAMKGVVLQRSAARLVDVGHDFPRHDVRTTAFWLRETLPYFPPATHLVVVDPGVGTERDALVLRAGEHTLVGPDNGVLLPAARRLAGERTLERYVIDERRLEPVEPTVGAAPSGTAGPSNRGPASTTFHGRDVFAPAAAAVHERDPGRLESLPFLSPTADPVALELPDATVDEGHATGEVLVVDDFGNAITNVPGTYLENRNRIVANGDLVPVGDTFGAVSAGDRLATVGSHGYVELDVNRGRGDEAFSLEVGDRIELGPAPSSE is encoded by the coding sequence ATGATCACGCTCACGTCGGACTTCGGCACCCCCTATCCCGCGGCGATGAAAGGCGTCGTCCTCCAGCGATCGGCCGCGAGACTGGTCGACGTCGGACACGACTTCCCGCGACACGACGTCCGAACCACGGCGTTCTGGCTCCGGGAGACCCTCCCGTACTTTCCGCCCGCGACCCACCTCGTCGTCGTCGACCCCGGCGTCGGAACCGAACGCGACGCGCTCGTTCTCCGTGCCGGCGAACACACGCTCGTGGGTCCGGACAACGGCGTCTTGCTCCCCGCGGCCCGTCGCCTCGCCGGCGAGCGCACCCTCGAGAGGTACGTGATCGACGAACGACGGCTCGAGCCGGTCGAGCCAACGGTGGGCGCAGCCCCTTCCGGAACCGCTGGCCCCTCCAATCGAGGGCCGGCGAGCACGACCTTCCACGGACGGGACGTCTTCGCCCCCGCTGCAGCGGCGGTTCACGAGCGCGATCCGGGTCGGCTCGAGTCGCTCCCGTTTCTCTCCCCGACAGCGGATCCCGTCGCTCTCGAACTTCCCGACGCGACGGTCGACGAGGGGCACGCCACCGGAGAAGTCCTCGTCGTCGACGACTTCGGGAACGCCATCACGAACGTGCCCGGTACCTACCTCGAGAACCGGAATCGAATCGTCGCAAACGGCGACCTCGTTCCGGTCGGCGACACCTTCGGCGCCGTTTCGGCGGGTGACCGACTCGCCACGGTCGGCAGTCACGGTTACGTCGAACTCGACGTCAACCGGGGCCGCGGCGACGAGGCGTTCAGCCTCGAGGTCGGCGATCGGATCGAACTCGGGCCGGCACCGTCGAGCGAGTGA
- the trpC gene encoding indole-3-glycerol phosphate synthase: MNSRTELAPAVQSILEAARERTGGDRDRLTVEARSLPDALARAEADGRIPIIAEVKPTSPTADGTRTDDPVELAEAMVEGGAAAISVLTEPSHFGGSPDALRRVREAVDVPVLRKDFVLDEDGMDVVEADLLLLIARFVDDLEELIAAARERGFQPLVEVHDREELETALEAGAEIIGVNNRDLARLEVDLGTFESVSPHAPDDVTLIAESGVSTPGDVRRMREAGADALLVGSAIMDHGGDSDVRENARRLTRATNLGGETDHE, from the coding sequence ATGAACTCTCGAACGGAGCTGGCTCCCGCTGTCCAGTCCATCCTCGAGGCGGCCCGGGAGCGAACGGGCGGCGATCGCGACCGCCTGACCGTCGAGGCGCGGTCGCTCCCCGACGCGCTGGCTCGAGCGGAGGCGGACGGTCGCATCCCGATCATCGCGGAGGTGAAACCGACGAGTCCGACCGCCGACGGAACGCGCACGGACGATCCCGTCGAACTGGCCGAGGCGATGGTCGAGGGCGGCGCGGCGGCGATCTCGGTGCTCACCGAGCCGTCGCACTTCGGCGGCTCTCCCGACGCGCTCCGTCGGGTTCGCGAGGCCGTCGACGTCCCCGTCCTCCGGAAGGACTTCGTGCTCGACGAGGACGGGATGGACGTCGTCGAAGCCGATCTCCTCCTGCTTATCGCGCGGTTCGTAGACGATCTCGAGGAACTGATCGCGGCCGCCCGCGAGCGCGGCTTCCAGCCGCTCGTCGAGGTTCACGACCGCGAGGAACTCGAGACCGCGCTCGAGGCGGGTGCCGAGATCATCGGCGTGAACAACCGGGATCTGGCGCGACTCGAGGTCGATCTCGGAACGTTTGAATCCGTCAGTCCCCACGCTCCGGACGACGTGACGCTGATCGCCGAAAGCGGCGTGTCGACGCCGGGAGACGTCCGGCGGATGCGCGAGGCGGGCGCAGACGCGCTGCTCGTCGGCAGCGCCATCATGGACCACGGCGGCGACAGCGACGTGAGAGAGAACGCGCGACGACTGACGCGAGCGACGAACCTCGGAGGCGAGACCGATCATGAGTGA
- a CDS encoding CPBP family glutamic-type intramembrane protease: MADWTAFAAITGVVLALLLVLSTLTQSAFEDADLDTDSSADAESGSETDSVDSIPERESTTPETPTPGESAVSARESDDATTGLENSADESAEPTVRERPRAGDRRVDPESLTTGTVLANVAASQGLFALVLLGAVVYTGIPADALGIEFSQSYLERGLLLGTVFGLALYVANELGAATATRFGFDHDEQLRELLAPESVQGWLVLLGVVLPIIAVFEELLFRAALIGTLSVGFGLSPWLLAVVSSVAFAVGHGMQGSVGIVVTGVLGFVLAAIYVVTGSFLVVVVAHYLVNALEFLVHEGLEFEWAETLES; the protein is encoded by the coding sequence ATGGCCGACTGGACGGCGTTCGCGGCTATCACGGGCGTCGTCCTCGCGTTGCTGCTCGTTCTTTCCACCCTCACGCAGTCCGCGTTCGAGGATGCGGATCTCGATACCGATTCCAGTGCCGACGCCGAATCGGGAAGCGAGACCGACTCCGTCGATTCGATACCGGAGCGCGAGAGCACTACCCCCGAGACACCGACTCCCGGCGAGTCCGCCGTCTCGGCGAGGGAGTCGGACGACGCGACCACCGGCCTCGAGAACAGCGCCGACGAATCCGCCGAACCGACGGTTCGCGAGCGGCCGCGCGCTGGCGACCGAAGGGTCGATCCGGAGTCGCTGACGACGGGCACGGTGCTCGCGAACGTCGCGGCGTCGCAGGGGCTGTTCGCGCTCGTGTTGCTCGGCGCCGTGGTCTACACCGGGATTCCGGCCGACGCCCTGGGTATCGAGTTCTCGCAGTCGTATCTCGAGAGGGGCCTGCTCCTGGGCACCGTGTTCGGCCTCGCACTTTACGTCGCGAACGAACTCGGGGCCGCGACCGCGACGCGGTTCGGCTTCGACCACGACGAGCAGTTGCGGGAACTGCTCGCACCCGAGTCGGTCCAGGGATGGCTCGTCCTGTTGGGGGTCGTGCTCCCGATCATCGCGGTCTTCGAGGAGTTGCTCTTTCGGGCGGCGCTGATCGGCACGCTTTCCGTCGGCTTCGGACTCTCGCCGTGGCTGCTGGCCGTCGTCTCGTCGGTCGCGTTCGCGGTCGGTCACGGGATGCAGGGCAGCGTCGGAATCGTCGTCACCGGCGTCCTCGGGTTCGTCCTCGCGGCCATCTACGTCGTCACCGGGAGCTTCCTGGTGGTCGTGGTCGCCCACTATCTCGTCAACGCCCTCGAGTTCCTCGTCCACGAGGGTCTCGAGTTCGAGTGGGCGGAAACCCTCGAAAGCTAA